One window of Candidatus Mycobacterium wuenschmannii genomic DNA carries:
- a CDS encoding SDR family NAD(P)-dependent oxidoreductase has translation MQSMTFDNQVAIVTGAGGGLGRCHALELARRGARVVVNDLGSAVDGSGASTSAAQSVVDEITAAGGTAIANGDSVATDRGGAAIVAAAMDAFGQVDILVNNAGILRDAAFKNMTAEQVDAVIEVHLAGTFNVTRAVWPIMRDQNYGRIVQTTSGTGLFGNFGQANYGAAKMGLVGMMHVLAIEGQRTGIAVNAIAPIARTRMTEDIMGDAGKAMDPELVTPVVVYLSHRNCDRTAHIYSVGGGKVSRVFIGVTKGIEEGALTAETIADSIDRIDDTSTFTIRGGPTKM, from the coding sequence ATGCAGTCAATGACTTTCGACAACCAGGTTGCCATCGTCACCGGTGCCGGCGGCGGACTCGGTCGCTGTCACGCGCTGGAGCTTGCCCGGCGCGGGGCGCGCGTCGTCGTCAACGACCTCGGAAGCGCGGTCGACGGTAGCGGCGCGTCGACGTCCGCGGCTCAGAGCGTGGTCGACGAGATCACCGCTGCCGGCGGCACCGCAATCGCCAACGGCGACTCGGTGGCCACTGACCGCGGGGGTGCGGCGATCGTCGCGGCCGCGATGGATGCGTTCGGGCAGGTCGACATCCTGGTCAACAATGCGGGGATCCTGCGCGACGCCGCGTTCAAGAATATGACAGCCGAACAGGTGGACGCAGTCATCGAGGTTCACCTCGCGGGCACGTTCAACGTGACCCGCGCAGTGTGGCCAATCATGCGCGACCAAAATTACGGCCGCATTGTCCAGACAACTTCTGGCACAGGTCTTTTCGGCAATTTCGGGCAGGCGAACTACGGCGCGGCGAAGATGGGCCTCGTCGGGATGATGCACGTGCTGGCGATCGAGGGTCAGCGTACCGGCATCGCGGTCAACGCGATTGCGCCTATCGCGCGCACCCGGATGACCGAGGACATCATGGGAGACGCCGGGAAAGCCATGGACCCTGAACTGGTCACCCCGGTCGTCGTCTATCTGTCGCACCGAAATTGCGATCGCACGGCACATATCTATTCAGTCGGTGGCGGAAAAGTCTCGCGTGTTTTCATCGGAGTCACGAAGGGCATCGAAGAGGGTGCACTCACCGCGGAGACCATCGCCGACTCCATCGATCGAATCGACGACACCTCGACCTTCACCATCCGCGGCGGTCCGACCAAGATGTAA